GCCAGCTGGACCGGCTGACCCGGCAGATCGAGCGCTCCTATCCCGCCGGCGAGGACGAGGCCGAGGCCGAGGAGCCCGCGGCACCGCCGGCCGCCCGCCCCGCCCGCGCTGGCCGCAACGCGGCGCCCCGCCTCTCCGTGGATGATCTCGTCGCACCGGAGCAGGACGCCGAGCCCCCCGCGCCGGCCGCCCGCGACCGCGCCGAGCGGCCCCAGGAGCGCAATCAGGAGCGCAATCAGGAGCGGAACCCGGAGCGCGCCCCCGAACGGGCGGCCGAGCGGCAACCGGAGCGTCCGCCGGCGCCGCGTCGTCCCGCCGCCCCGGCCTCGCTGCCGCCGCCCGAGGCCGGCCAGCCGGCCGATCCCATGCTCGATGCGCGCCGCCAGCGGCTTCAGCGCGGCCCGGAGCCGGCACCCGAGGCGCCGGCCGCCCCGCCCGCGCCGCCCCGCCCGCGCACCGGCTATGAGCCCCCGCCCCGTCCTGCCCGCGCGGCACCGCCCGAGCAGGCCGCCATCGCCCCGCCCGCCCCGGCGCGTGAGCCGGACGAGCCGCGCATCCTGAAGTCCGGCATCGTCGGCGGCATGGCCTATACGCTTTATTCGGACGGCTCGATCCAGGCCGAGCTGCCCACCGGCGTCGTCCGCTTCGCCTCGCTGCAGGAGTTGCGCGACCACGTCTCCCAGGCTCAGCAGGGCGACCGCTGAGGCACCCCCACCGTCCCGCGGGCGGCGGGGCGGATTTGCCGGATCGGGGCGCCCGCTCTATTGAGCGGCAGCGTTCCCCGCCCGGCGATGCCGGTGGTTAGAGCACGATCCGATCAAGTTGAATCAACTTGATCGGTGAATCGCCCTCTCAACTCAAGAAAGAGAACGCGTGATCCGATCTGATTGCGACGCAATCAGGTCGGCGCGTGCTCCAGAGGTCATTCCGCCCGATGTTCCCGCAAGATACCGGCTCGCCCTTCGACGACATCCGCCAGCTCGTCGCCACCCTGCCCGGCCCCAATGAGGGCGCCCGCGAGGCGGCGCTGGCCCGGCAGGAGCAGTTGGTGAAGCCGCCCGGCGCGCTCGGGCGGCTCGAAGCCATCGCCGCCCATCTCTCCGCCTGGCAGGGCAATTCCATGCCCACCGTCAACCGCCCCATGGTGGCGGTGTTCGCCGCGACCCACGGCGTGGCCGATCTCGGCGTGTCGCCCTATCCCGGCGCCGTGACCAAGCAGATGATGGCCACCTTCACCGCCGGCAAGGCGGCGGTGAACCAGATCTGCGCCACCTTCGACGCCGGGCTCAGGGTGTTCGACCTCGCCCTCGACTATCCGACCCCCGACATCACGACGAACGCCGCCCTCGACGAGAAGGCCTGCGCCGCCACCATGGCCTTCGGCATGGAAGCCATCGCCGGCGGATCTGACCTGCTGTGCCTCGGCGAGATGGGCATCGGCAACACCACCGTCGCCGCCGCCCTCTGCCACGGCCTTTATGGCGGCACGGCCGAGGAGTGGGTGGGCGCCGGCACCGGCGCATCCGGCGAGGTTCTGGATCGCAAGATCGCGGCCGTCCGCGCCGCCGTTGCCTTCCACAAGGATCATCTCTCCGATCCGCTCGAAGTGCTGCGGCGCCTCGGCGGGCGGGAGATCGCCGCCATCGCCGGCGCCATCATCGCCGCGCGGCACGAGAAGGTCCCCGTGGTGCTGGACGGCTATGTCGTGACCGCCGCCGCCGCCGTGCTCCATGCCATGAACCCGTCCGCGCTGGACCATTGCCTCGCCGGGCACGTCTCGGCGGAGAAGGCCCACCGCCAGTTGCTGGATCGGCTCGGGCTGGTGCCGCTGCTCGATCTCGGCATGCGGCTGGGCGAAGGCTCGGGCGCCGCGCTGTCCATCGGCGTGGTGAAGGCGGCCGTCGCCTGCCATCGCGGCATGGCGACCTTCGCCGAGGCCGGCGTCTCCGAGGGCTGAATCAGGCGCCGCGCAGGGTGCGGGCGGGCGGGAACGTCACCCGCGCCCGCGTCCCGCCACCCGCGCGGCGGGCCAGCTCCAGCTCTCCGCCATGAAGCGTCGCGAGGCCCCGCGCGATGGCAAGGCCAAGGCCCGCGCCCC
The nucleotide sequence above comes from Xanthobacter flavus. Encoded proteins:
- the cobT gene encoding nicotinate-nucleotide--dimethylbenzimidazole phosphoribosyltransferase, which produces MFPQDTGSPFDDIRQLVATLPGPNEGAREAALARQEQLVKPPGALGRLEAIAAHLSAWQGNSMPTVNRPMVAVFAATHGVADLGVSPYPGAVTKQMMATFTAGKAAVNQICATFDAGLRVFDLALDYPTPDITTNAALDEKACAATMAFGMEAIAGGSDLLCLGEMGIGNTTVAAALCHGLYGGTAEEWVGAGTGASGEVLDRKIAAVRAAVAFHKDHLSDPLEVLRRLGGREIAAIAGAIIAARHEKVPVVLDGYVVTAAAAVLHAMNPSALDHCLAGHVSAEKAHRQLLDRLGLVPLLDLGMRLGEGSGAALSIGVVKAAVACHRGMATFAEAGVSEG